Proteins co-encoded in one Zymomonas mobilis subsp. mobilis ATCC 10988 genomic window:
- a CDS encoding 1,9-bis(guanidino)-5-aza-nonane synthase: protein MTDSKTNDQRKAELLSKQVEHIDIRSFDARPIIDAMGKMSFTSRDLARATDIYNQMLADPKCTIFLVIAGSTSAGGCMDAYAELLRSNMIDGVVATGASIVDMDFFEGLGHKHYQALEVPDDMTLRSLYIDRIYDTYIDEEQLQDCDNTIYKIAESLNPGGYSSRAFIREMGRYLSEHGKKENSLVKLAYEHDVPIFCPAFVDSSAGFGLVKHQVERIRDKKPYVMLDAAADFRELTDIKIKAGTTGLLMIGGGVPKNFVQDTVVCAEVLGHEDIEMHKYAVQITVADVRDGACSSSTLKEAASWGKVDTALEQMVYAEAGSVLPLLASDAWHRGFWKNREPRAWSKLFD, encoded by the coding sequence ATGACGGATTCCAAAACAAACGATCAGCGCAAAGCTGAATTGCTGTCCAAGCAAGTCGAACATATCGACATTCGCAGCTTTGACGCTCGCCCGATTATTGATGCTATGGGCAAGATGAGCTTCACCAGCCGCGATCTGGCACGGGCAACCGATATTTATAACCAGATGTTGGCTGACCCGAAATGCACCATCTTTCTTGTTATCGCCGGTTCAACTTCGGCGGGTGGTTGCATGGATGCTTATGCTGAATTGCTGCGCTCCAATATGATTGATGGTGTCGTTGCTACCGGTGCTTCGATTGTCGACATGGATTTCTTCGAAGGCTTGGGTCACAAGCATTATCAGGCTTTAGAAGTGCCTGATGATATGACGCTGCGTTCGCTTTATATTGACCGTATCTACGACACCTATATTGACGAAGAACAGCTTCAGGATTGCGATAATACCATTTATAAAATCGCAGAATCCCTGAATCCGGGCGGTTACTCCAGCCGTGCATTCATCCGTGAAATGGGTCGTTATCTTTCGGAACATGGCAAAAAAGAAAACAGCCTTGTAAAATTGGCCTATGAACATGATGTGCCGATCTTCTGTCCGGCCTTTGTTGATTCTTCTGCTGGTTTCGGTCTGGTAAAACATCAGGTTGAACGCATCCGTGATAAAAAACCTTATGTCATGCTGGATGCAGCGGCCGATTTCCGTGAATTGACCGATATTAAAATCAAGGCAGGCACCACCGGTCTTCTGATGATCGGTGGCGGTGTTCCGAAAAACTTTGTGCAGGATACGGTTGTTTGCGCCGAAGTTCTTGGCCATGAAGATATCGAAATGCACAAATATGCCGTTCAGATCACGGTCGCGGATGTCCGCGACGGCGCTTGCTCTTCTTCCACGCTGAAGGAAGCCGCTAGCTGGGGTAAAGTCGATACGGCTTTGGAACAGATGGTTTATGCCGAAGCCGGTTCAGTCTTGCCATTATTGGCCTCTGATGCATGGCATCGCGGTTTTTGGAAAAACCGTGAACCCCGCGCATGGAGCAAATTGTTCGACTAA
- a CDS encoding cysteine desulfurase family protein, with protein sequence MNSRIYLDYAATTPITTSARQAMDEAFDIWANPSSPHKDGRHMRALIEEARIRIKEALNWPHHLIFTSGASESIAMVLQRNTLEQCSISAVEHDAFLRAGIIPNILPVDKNGYIIPEKLPENQLVGVQTVNNETGVIQPADILRQTLSEKNSLWFADAAQSAGKMPLPDADFISLSAHKLGGAPGVGALLIRDWAKLKPFGGQEQGYRAGTENAPAILGFAAAVCEKKDWFEKAATLREKLDQAIIASGGEVVAYQSERIPTIASYRMPDMVAKTQLILFDMAGISISAGSACSSGSLKSSPVLKAMGWGDKEAQEVIRVSFGRETTESDIDQFIKIWRQIAEQRKKA encoded by the coding sequence GTGAATAGCCGAATTTATCTTGATTACGCTGCAACGACCCCGATAACGACCTCTGCCCGACAGGCAATGGACGAGGCTTTTGACATATGGGCGAACCCGTCTTCGCCCCATAAAGATGGCAGGCATATGCGCGCTTTGATAGAAGAAGCACGCATCAGGATAAAAGAAGCGTTAAATTGGCCGCATCATCTGATTTTTACCAGTGGTGCCAGCGAATCTATCGCGATGGTTTTACAGAGAAACACCCTAGAACAATGCAGTATTTCGGCAGTTGAGCATGATGCCTTTTTAAGAGCGGGTATTATTCCCAATATTCTGCCCGTCGATAAAAACGGCTATATTATTCCTGAAAAGCTACCGGAAAATCAGCTTGTTGGAGTGCAGACGGTTAATAACGAAACGGGCGTTATTCAACCTGCGGATATTTTGAGACAGACGCTTTCTGAAAAAAATAGTCTATGGTTTGCCGATGCGGCGCAGTCTGCCGGAAAAATGCCCTTGCCTGATGCTGATTTTATCAGTCTTTCTGCCCATAAATTGGGGGGAGCGCCAGGTGTCGGGGCTTTGTTGATTCGTGATTGGGCCAAATTGAAGCCTTTTGGGGGGCAAGAGCAGGGCTATCGTGCCGGAACAGAAAATGCCCCCGCAATCTTAGGATTCGCGGCAGCGGTCTGCGAAAAGAAAGACTGGTTTGAAAAAGCAGCCACTTTGCGAGAAAAACTCGATCAGGCTATTATCGCTTCTGGTGGCGAAGTAGTCGCCTATCAATCGGAGCGGATACCCACTATTGCATCTTACCGGATGCCGGATATGGTAGCGAAAACCCAGCTTATTCTGTTCGATATGGCCGGTATCTCAATATCAGCCGGTAGCGCTTGCTCTTCAGGCAGCCTGAAATCCAGTCCAGTTTTAAAAGCGATGGGTTGGGGAGATAAGGAAGCACAGGAAGTGATCCGAGTCAGTTTTGGCCGAGAAACAACTGAATCCGATATTGACCAATTTATAAAAATATGGCGCCAGATTGCCGAGCAACGCAAAAAAGCCTGA
- a CDS encoding type III PLP-dependent enzyme, which translates to MHNHHSALGLATSLRPVEPVTLIRPHAAHRAARFFIEKFAGKTMYAVKANPSPALIRSLWDAGITQYDVASANEVRLVRHLLPEATLCFMNPVKAEEVIREAYFEHGVRAFSLDNQDELDKILRATDYAKDLTLCVRLRVSSDHSKLSLASKFGIDPAQSASLLMAARQASDSLGICFHVGSQAMSPQAYIQAMALARDAIVQAGVTVDVIDVGGGFPSIYPDLEPQNLENYFHSIHEAFESLPISYSAELWAEPGRALSAEYSSLIVRVERRRGTDLYINDGAYGALFDAAHLDWRFPVKLLRAESNQARDINFSFYGPTCDDMDYMAGPFPLPADVKVGDYIEIGMLGAYGNAMRTEFNGFTPSMTVIADDQPMASLYNDTGDHQHSIAMR; encoded by the coding sequence TTGCACAATCATCATAGCGCGCTGGGGTTAGCTACTTCTCTTCGTCCGGTTGAACCGGTTACCCTTATCCGCCCTCATGCAGCCCATCGGGCAGCCCGCTTTTTTATTGAAAAATTTGCGGGAAAGACGATGTATGCGGTAAAGGCCAATCCGTCACCGGCGCTTATTCGTAGTTTATGGGATGCAGGTATCACGCAATATGACGTGGCTTCAGCTAATGAAGTGCGTCTGGTGCGTCATTTGTTACCAGAAGCAACCCTGTGCTTTATGAATCCGGTAAAAGCCGAAGAAGTCATCCGCGAAGCCTATTTTGAACATGGCGTTCGGGCATTTTCTCTCGATAATCAGGATGAGTTGGATAAAATCCTGCGGGCAACTGATTATGCCAAGGATTTGACGCTCTGCGTTCGACTTCGCGTTTCTTCGGATCATTCCAAATTAAGCCTTGCTTCCAAATTCGGCATTGACCCTGCCCAGTCAGCATCCTTACTGATGGCAGCACGTCAGGCTTCGGATTCTCTTGGCATTTGCTTCCATGTTGGCAGTCAGGCGATGTCACCCCAAGCCTATATTCAGGCGATGGCACTGGCGCGTGATGCCATTGTTCAAGCGGGTGTTACCGTTGATGTTATTGATGTCGGCGGCGGTTTCCCGTCGATTTATCCTGATTTGGAACCCCAAAATCTGGAAAATTATTTTCATAGCATCCACGAAGCCTTTGAATCCCTGCCTATTTCTTACTCGGCTGAATTATGGGCTGAACCGGGACGCGCCCTTTCCGCTGAATATTCCAGCCTGATCGTTCGGGTTGAAAGACGGCGCGGCACAGATCTTTATATCAATGATGGGGCTTATGGCGCTTTGTTTGACGCAGCCCATCTGGATTGGCGTTTTCCGGTAAAACTCTTGCGGGCGGAATCCAATCAGGCACGCGATATCAATTTCAGTTTTTATGGTCCTACCTGCGATGACATGGATTATATGGCGGGTCCCTTCCCGCTACCTGCGGATGTCAAGGTCGGTGACTATATCGAAATCGGGATGCTTGGCGCTTATGGAAATGCAATGCGAACCGAATTTAACGGTTTTACGCCCAGCATGACCGTGATCGCCGACGATCAACCCATGGCCAGCCTTTATAATGACACGGGCGACCATCAGCATAGCATCGCTATGCGTTAA
- a CDS encoding alpha/beta hydrolase, with amino-acid sequence MPAVIFPGPEGRLEGRFQPGSRPRAPVALILHPHPQGGGTMNNHITMALYQTFARRGFATLRFNFRSVGRSQGTFDNGIGELSDAASALDWVQSIHPEAVTTWVAGFGFGAWIGMQLLMRRPEIKGFISIAPPANMYDFSFLAPCPSSGIIIQGESDEVVTGSAVQKLVDKLRTQKHITIDQAIIPGANHFFQNEMPELMKSVDDYLDMRLKADLGQ; translated from the coding sequence ATGCCTGCAGTCATTTTTCCCGGCCCCGAAGGGCGTCTTGAAGGTCGATTTCAACCCGGATCAAGACCACGGGCGCCCGTAGCGCTCATTCTTCATCCGCATCCTCAAGGCGGTGGTACGATGAATAATCATATCACCATGGCACTTTACCAGACCTTTGCTCGTCGTGGTTTTGCGACCTTGCGCTTTAATTTCAGAAGTGTTGGCCGCTCGCAAGGGACTTTTGATAACGGGATCGGTGAACTTTCCGATGCCGCTTCTGCCTTAGACTGGGTGCAGTCGATTCACCCCGAAGCGGTTACCACTTGGGTTGCCGGATTTGGGTTTGGTGCATGGATCGGGATGCAGCTTTTGATGCGTCGCCCCGAAATCAAGGGTTTTATTTCTATTGCGCCGCCAGCCAATATGTATGACTTTTCATTCCTCGCCCCCTGCCCGTCTTCAGGCATTATTATACAGGGTGAAAGTGACGAAGTCGTCACCGGTTCAGCCGTTCAAAAACTAGTCGATAAATTGCGTACGCAAAAACATATTACGATTGATCAGGCTATTATCCCGGGTGCTAATCATTTCTTTCAGAATGAAATGCCGGAATTGATGAAATCAGTCGATGATTATCTGGATATGAGATTGAAAGCCGATCTCGGACAATAA